ACTAGAATTTTTCTTGGTAATACAATCATTTTATTTTCCTTATAAAAACTACATTTGTACAACTAGGCAAACACCAGTGACAATAATTGCAATTCCAATCCATTGACCGAGAACAATTTTCTCTTTGAGAATTTGATGCGAAGCCAAAGGAACTAAAGCAAATGTCAAACCCAATGCAGGAAAAGCTTGACTTAATGGAATTGTGCGTAAAACAACGAGCCACAACAGTGTCACAACTACATAACAAACCAACCAAAGCCAAAAATAGTAAGAACTAAAAAGGTTTGGCGTTGAAACATTCTTATAAAGAGCGTATTTAAGTGATACTTGCCCAACAGTACCGAGGGCTACAACAAGCAA
This region of Chroococcidiopsis sp. TS-821 genomic DNA includes:
- a CDS encoding EamA family transporter → MNVLPWIFLLLVVALGTVGQVSLKYALYKNVSTPNLFSSYYFWLWLVCYVVVTLLWLVVLRTIPLSQAFPALGLTFALVPLASHQILKEKIVLGQWIGIAIIVTGVCLVVQM